A genomic window from Camelina sativa cultivar DH55 chromosome 2, Cs, whole genome shotgun sequence includes:
- the LOC104716943 gene encoding probable aminotransferase TAT4 — MGKEISVNWQFSGSEAAKKASAATLGSYTSRIMALCDPNVKSILPPLSEAPETSFAAKKAVVEAVLNDTGNAYAPSIGLPAAKSAVAEYLSRDLPKKLTADDVFMTVGCKQAIELVIEILHTSNANILLPKPGFPWDMVHAIYNKFEVREYTFLREKNYEIDFDSVRALVDENTCAILIINPHNPNGNTYSEAHLKELAELARELGILVASDEVFRWTVFGSNPFVPMAKFSSIVPVISLGSISKGWNVPGWQTGWLALHDLDGVFQSNKIAIAVKTFLSIDDKPPTVIQAAIPTILGETHKEFFEMRQIFLKANAEFAFAKLKDIPALTCYLKTEACTFLWTELNLSLFADIKDDEEFCEKLATEECLVLLPGIAFGLKNWARHSIDMDIFALEDAFARLRSFCERHSTVIEASSVKAVNGVK, encoded by the exons ATGGGGAAAGAGATTTCCGTCAACTGGCAGTTTAGTGGTAGCGAAGCAGCCAAAAAGGCTTCAGCTGCCACCCTAGGCAGTTACACCTCTAGAATCATGGCTCTGTGTGACCCTAATGTAAAATCCATTTTGCCTCCTCTAAGTGAAGCCCCCGAGACTTCCTTTGCCGCTAAGAAGGCAGTTGTTGAAGCTGTCCTTAACGATACTGGAAACGCCTATGCTCCAAGTATTGGCCTTCCCGCGGCTAAAAG TGCTGTGGCAGAGTATCTAAGTCGAGATCTTCCGAAGAAATTGACTGCAGATGACGTGTTTATGACCGTTGGATGCAAACAAGCCATTGAGCTTGTAATTGAAATCTTGCATACATCGAATGCCAACATCTTGCTTCCGAAGCCAGGCTTTCCATGGGATATGGTCCACGCAATCTACAATAAATTTGAGGTTCGTGAATATACTTTCCTCCGCGAAAAGAATTATGAGATCGACTTTGACAGCGTGCGTGCGCTTGTGGACGAGAACACGTGTGCGATACTTATTATTAACCCACACAATCCTAATGGGAACACGTACTCTGAAGCTCATCTTAAGGAG cTGGCTGAGTTGGCTCGAGAACTAGGGATACTGGTGGCTTCTGACGAAGTTTTTAGATGGACTGTGTTTGGGAGTAATCCCTTTGTTCCCATGGCGAAATTCTCGTCGATCGTACCTGTGATCAGTCTCGGTTCTATATCGAAGGGATGGAATGTACCGGGATGGCAAACCGGCTGGCTAGCGCTGCATGATCTAGATGGTGTCTTCCAATCTAACAAG ATCGCAATTGCTGTTAAGACTTTTCTGTCGATAGATGATAAACCACCAACTGTTATCCAG GCAGCTATTCCGACCATCTTGGGGGAAACTCATAAAGAGTTCTTCGAGATGAGGCAGATTTTTCTGAAAGCGAATGCGGAGTTTGCCTTTGCTAAGCTCAAAGACATACCAGCCCTAACCTGCTACTTGAAAACTGAAGCCTGTACCTTCTTATGG ACCGAGCTGAACTTGTCACTGTTTGCGGAcattaaagatgatgaagaattcTGTGAAAAGCTTGCTACTGAAGAATGCCTTGTCCTCTTACCAG GGATTGCTTTTGGTCTAAAGAACTGGGCGAGGCATTCTATCGACATGGATATTTTCGCTTTGGAGGATGCATTTGCAAGACTGAGGAGCTTCTGTGAACGCCACTCCACTGTAATTGAAGCTTCTTCAGTCAAAGCCGTCAATGGTGTCAAGTAA
- the LOC104716936 gene encoding putative cysteine-rich receptor-like protein kinase 39, producing MRACPTLMIILPSFILLVLSNLEVINAVGCTGLYFNGSSSYGLNRQNLFSTLAKKVVANGGFYNASLGESPNRVHALALCARGYERQDCMSCVEGAAQGILNNCQNRIDSFTWEKDLKDDVSCLVSSSNQSNFGNLELLPAISFDNPHNLKSESSKNMTLFEQEWNAMANGTVKAAAKAENSSVHKYYSAVKAEFTEYPNVYMLMQCTPDITSQDCKTCLQDCVARFRELFWGRQGGEVNRPSCFFRWDLYPFHGAFGNVTRVPAPPRPPAQEKKSSITDEKGRRIGDSGIIAIVVVFTFIIILVFVAFIKVHARSRKSHNIINGGAGYSDSDGQYMLRFDLGMLLTATNEFSPENKLGQGGFGTVYKGTLFNGKEVAVKRLTKGSGQGDIEFKNEVSLLTRLQHRNLVKLLGFCNEGDEVILVYEFVPNSSLDSFIFDDEKRSLLTWELRYRIIEGIARGLVYLHEDSQLKIIHRDLKLSNILLDAEMNPKVADFGTARLFDTDVTRAETKRIAGTRGYMAPEYLNHGQISAKSDVYGFGVMLLEIISGERNKRFEGEGLAAFAWKRWVEGKPEIIIDPFLMEHPRNEIIKLIQIGLLCVQENATKRPTMSSVITWLGNESIIVPLPNAPAFTGSLSQFESATIAMNEDVFTELSCR from the exons ATGAGGGCATGCCCTACTTTGATGATCATCCTCccttcttttattcttcttgtCCTTTCAAACCTCGAAGTCATTAACGCCGTTGGGTGTACCGGACTCTACTTCAACGGTAGCAGCAGCTACGGCCTAAACCGTCAGAATCTCTTCTCTACTCTTGCTAAAAAAGTCGTCGCCAACGGTGGATTCTACAACGCCTCACTCGGCGAAAGTCCCAACAGAGTTCACGCTCTTGCCCTCTGCGCAAGAGGCTATGAGCGACAAGATTGTATGAGTTGTGTCGAAGGTGCAGCTCAGGGTATACTAAATAATTGTCAAAACCGCATTGATTCGTTCACATGGGAGAAAGACCTCAAAGACGATGTTTCTTGTCTTGTAAGCTCCTCAAACCAGTCAAATTTTGGGAATCTCGAGCTTTTACCTGCTATTAGCTTCGACAATCCACATAATCTGAAGTCTGAGTCATCTAAAAACATGACCCTTTTCGAGCAAGAATGGAATGCAATGGCTAACGGGACCGTCAAGGCTGCCGCGAAAGCTGAAAATTCGTCGGTACATAAGTACTATAGTGCCGTAAAAGCCGAGTTCACGGAATATCCAAATGTTTACATGCTGATGCAGTGCACACCCGACATAACTTCCCAAGATTGCAAGACATGTTTGCAAGACTGCGTGGCGCGTTTTAGAGAACTGTTTTGGGGAAGACAAGGAGGTGAGGTTAATCGTCCGAGCTGTTTTTTCAGGTGGGATCTATATCCTTTCCATGGTGCTTTTGGTAATGTAACAAGAGTTCCTGCGCCTCCTAGACCTCCGGCTCAGGAAAAGAAGAGCTCTATAACAGACGAGAAAG GAAGAAGGATAGGAGATAGCGGAATTATAGCAATAGTTGTTGTATTtactttcattattattttggtgTTTGTTGCCTTCATCAAAGTCCATGCACGAAGCAGAAAATCACACAACATTATCAATGGAGGTGCAGGGTACTCTGATTCTGATGGTCAATATATGTTACGGTTTGATCTTGGTATGCTCTTAACGGCAACTAATGAGTTTTCGCCTGAAAATAAGCTTGGCCAAGGTGGATTTGGTACAGTCTATAAG GGGACATTATTTAACGGTAAAGAGGTAGCAGTGAAGAGACTGACAAAAGGTTCAGGACAAGGAGATATAGAGTTCAAGAATGAGGTTTCACTCTTGACAAGACTGCAACATAGGAATCTTGTTAAGCTTCTTGGGTTCTGTAATGAAGGAGATGAAGTGATTCTTGTCTATGAGTTTGTCCCCAACTCAAGTCTTGACAGCTTTATATTCG ATGACGAGAAGCGTTCACTTCTTACATGGGAGTTGAGATACAGAATTATAGAAGGCATTGCCCGAGGTCTTGTTTATCTTCATGAAGATTCTCAGCTGAAGATTATTCACAGAGACTTGAAGTTGAGTAACATCCTTTTAGACGCTGAGATGAACCCTAAAGTAGCAGATTTTGGGACAGCTAGGTTGTTTGACACTGACGTGACTCGAGCTGAAACAAAACGAATAGCTGGAACCCG TGGATATATGGCTCCTGAGTACCTGAACCACGGACAAATCTCAGCTAAATCTGACGTTTATGGTTTCGGTGTTATGCTTCTAGAGATAATAAGtggtgaaagaaacaaaagattcgAAGGAGAAGGCCTTGCAGCTTTT GCATGGAAGAGATGGGTTGAAGGAAAGCCTGAGATTATAATTGACCCTTTCTTGATGGAGCACCCAAGAAACGAGATCATCAAGTTGATAcaaattggtttgttatgtgTTCAAGAGAATGCAACAAAGAGACCAACCATGAGCTCGGTGATAACTTGGCTTGGCAATGAGAGCATCATCGTTCCTTTACCTAATGCTCCTGCTTTCACTGGAAGTCTATCCCAGTTCGAAAGTGCTACAATAGCAATGAACGAAGATGTCTTTACGGAGTTGAGTTGTCGTtga
- the LOC104716920 gene encoding cystine lyase CORI3-like isoform X2 — translation MGKEISVNWQFSGSEAAKKASAATLGSYTSRIMALCDPNVKSILPPLSEAPETSFAAKKAVVEAVLNDTGNAYAPSIGLPAAKSAVAEYLSRDLPKKLTADDVFMTVGCKQAIELVIEILHTSNANILLPKPGFPWDMVHAIYNKFEVREYTFLREKNYEIDFDSVRALVDENTCAILIINPHNPNGNTYSEAHLKEIAIAVKNFLSIDDKPPTVIQAAIPTILGETHKEFFEMRQIFLKANAEFSFAKLKDIPALTCYLKTEACTFLWTELNLSLFADIEDDEEFCEKLATEECLVLLPGIAFGLKNWARHSIDMDIFALEDAFARLKSFCERHSTVIEASSVKAVNGVK, via the exons ATGGGGAAAGAGATTTCCGTCAACTGGCAGTTTAGTGGTAGCGAAGCAGCCAAAAAGGCTTCAGCTGCCACCCTAGGCAGTTACACCTCTAGAATCATGGCTCTGTGTGACCCTAATGTAAAATCCATTTTGCCTCCTCTAAGTGAAGCCCCCGAGACTTCCTTTGCCGCTAAGAAGGCAGTTGTTGAAGCTGTCCTTAACGATACTGGAAACGCCTATGCTCCAAGTATTGGCCTTCCCGCGGCTAAAAG TGCTGTGGCAGAGTATCTAAGTCGAGATCTTCCGAAGAAATTGACTGCAGATGACGTGTTTATGACCGTTGGATGCAAACAAGCCATTGAGCTTGTAATTGAAATCTTGCATACATCGAATGCCAACATCTTGCTTCCGAAGCCAGGCTTTCCATGGGATATGGTCCACGCAATCTACAATAAATTTGAGGTTCGTGAATATACTTTCCTCCGCGAAAAGAATTATGAGATCGACTTTGACAGCGTGCGTGCGCTTGTGGACGAGAACACGTGTGCGATACTTATTATTAACCCACACAATCCTAATGGGAACACGTACTCTGAAGCTCATCTTAAGGAG ATCGCAATTGCTGTTAAGAATTTTCTGTCGATAGATGATAAACCACCAACTGTTATCCAG GCAGCTATTCCCACCATCTTGGGGGAAACTCATAAAGAGTTCTTCGAGATGAGGCAGATTTTTCTGAAAGCGAATGCGGAGTTTTCCTTTGCTAAGCTCAAAGACATACCAGCCCTAACCTGCTACTTGAAAACTGAAGCCTGTACCTTCTTATGG ACCGAGCTGAACTTGTCACTGTTTGCGgacattgaagatgatgaagaattcTGTGAAAAGCTTGCTACTGAAGAATGCCTTGTCCTCTTACCAG GGATTGCTTTTGGTCTAAAGAACTGGGCGAGGCATTCTATCGAC ATGGATATTTTCGCTTTGGAGGATGCATTTGCAAGACTGAAGAGCTTCTGTGAACGCCACTCCACTGTAATTGAAGCTTCTTCAGTCAAAGCCGTCAATGGTGTCAAGTAA
- the LOC104716920 gene encoding cystine lyase CORI3-like isoform X1, which produces MGKEISVNWQFSGSEAAKKASAATLGSYTSRIMALCDPNVKSILPPLSEAPETSFAAKKAVVEAVLNDTGNAYAPSIGLPAAKSAVAEYLSRDLPKKLTADDVFMTVGCKQAIELVIEILHTSNANILLPKPGFPWDMVHAIYNKFEVREYTFLREKNYEIDFDSVRALVDENTCAILIINPHNPNGNTYSEAHLKEIAIAVKNFLSIDDKPPTVIQAAIPTILGETHKEFFEMRQIFLKANAEFSFAKLKDIPALTCYLKTEACTFLWTELNLSLFADIEDDEEFCEKLATEECLVLLPGIAFGLKNWARHSIDMDIFALEDAFARLRSFFSQSRQWCQVKKVNMDLCLRLFTYAIKINVCFIDLR; this is translated from the exons ATGGGGAAAGAGATTTCCGTCAACTGGCAGTTTAGTGGTAGCGAAGCAGCCAAAAAGGCTTCAGCTGCCACCCTAGGCAGTTACACCTCTAGAATCATGGCTCTGTGTGACCCTAATGTAAAATCCATTTTGCCTCCTCTAAGTGAAGCCCCCGAGACTTCCTTTGCCGCTAAGAAGGCAGTTGTTGAAGCTGTCCTTAACGATACTGGAAACGCCTATGCTCCAAGTATTGGCCTTCCCGCGGCTAAAAG TGCTGTGGCAGAGTATCTAAGTCGAGATCTTCCGAAGAAATTGACTGCAGATGACGTGTTTATGACCGTTGGATGCAAACAAGCCATTGAGCTTGTAATTGAAATCTTGCATACATCGAATGCCAACATCTTGCTTCCGAAGCCAGGCTTTCCATGGGATATGGTCCACGCAATCTACAATAAATTTGAGGTTCGTGAATATACTTTCCTCCGCGAAAAGAATTATGAGATCGACTTTGACAGCGTGCGTGCGCTTGTGGACGAGAACACGTGTGCGATACTTATTATTAACCCACACAATCCTAATGGGAACACGTACTCTGAAGCTCATCTTAAGGAG ATCGCAATTGCTGTTAAGAATTTTCTGTCGATAGATGATAAACCACCAACTGTTATCCAG GCAGCTATTCCCACCATCTTGGGGGAAACTCATAAAGAGTTCTTCGAGATGAGGCAGATTTTTCTGAAAGCGAATGCGGAGTTTTCCTTTGCTAAGCTCAAAGACATACCAGCCCTAACCTGCTACTTGAAAACTGAAGCCTGTACCTTCTTATGG ACCGAGCTGAACTTGTCACTGTTTGCGgacattgaagatgatgaagaattcTGTGAAAAGCTTGCTACTGAAGAATGCCTTGTCCTCTTACCAG GGATTGCTTTTGGTCTAAAGAACTGGGCGAGGCATTCTATCGAC ATGGATATTTTCGCTTTGGAGGATGCATTTGCAAGACTGA GAAGCTTCTTCAGTCAAAGCCGTCAATGGTGTCAAGTAAAAAAGGTCAATATGGATCTTTGCCTAAGACTTTTTACATATGCTATAAAAATAAACGTGTGTTTTATTGATCTGAGATAA